From one Trifolium pratense cultivar HEN17-A07 linkage group LG1, ARS_RC_1.1, whole genome shotgun sequence genomic stretch:
- the LOC123902364 gene encoding ribosome production factor 2 homolog, with the protein MSEFRTATTRRGKKELQKRAPKLIESGKKTLVLHGTKTSSVLNAVLTQIYHLKKESAVKYSRKNDKINPFEAGGETSLEFFSQKTDCSLFLYGSHSKKRPNNLVIGRTYDHHVYDLVEVGIENFRPMESFVYDKKLAPKEGSKPFMAFIGEGFESIIGLKHLKEVLLDLFRGEVVENLNLAGVDHAYVCTALSSTKVFFTHCALRLKKSGTVVPKMELVEVGPSMDMVIRRHRPPNESVRKEAMRSSKDNPKKKEKNVKKDPLQGKIGNVYIPDQKIGEMALPNKSKGVKRERREARQNHGSDEHASKKKKEEDS; encoded by the exons ATGTCGGAATTCAGAACCGCCACGACAAGAAGGGGCAAAAAGGAGCTTCAAAAACGTGCTCCAAAACTC ATTGAATCTGGGAAGAAAACATTGGTGCTTCATGGGACCAAAACTAGTTCTGTTTTAAACGCTGTTTTGACTCAGATTTATCATCTGAAGAAGGAAAGTGCTGTTAAGTATAGCCGTAAGAATGATAAGATTAACCCTTTTGAAGCTGGTGGTGAAACCTCTTTGGAGTTTTTCTCCCAAAAAACTGATTGCAGTCTCTTTCTG TATGGATCTCACTCAAAGAAGCGACCTAATAACCTTGTTATTGGGAGAACATATGATCACCATGTCTATGATCTGGTAGAAGTTGGGATTGAAAATTTTAGACCCATGGAGTCATTTGTGTATGATAAAAAATTAGCTCCAAAGGAAGGTTCAAAGCCTTTTATGGCTTTCATTGGAGAAGGGTTTGAGTCTATTATTGGACTAAAACATTTGAAGGAAGTTCTACTCGATCTTTTTCGCGGAGAG GTCGTTGAGAATTTAAATCTTGCCGGAGTGGACCATGCATATGTATGTACTGCCCTTTCTTCAACTAAGGTGTTTTTTACACACTGTGCACTGCGGTTGAAAAAATCAGGCACAGTTGTACCAAAAATGGAATTGGTAGAAGTTGGCCCTTCCATGGATATGGTTATTCGCCGGCATCGTCCTCCTAATGAAAGTGTGAGAAAGGAAGCCATGAGATCATCAAAAGACAACCCAAAGAAAAAG GAGAAGAATGTCAAAAAGGATCCCCTACAAGGAAAGATCGGAAATGTTTATATTCCAGATCAGAAG ATTGGAGAAATGGCTTTGCCCAATAAATCGAAAGGAGTGAAGAGGGAACGCCGAGAAGCCAGGCAGAATCATGGGAGTGATGAGCATGCATCaaaaaagaagaaggaagaagattcttaa
- the LOC123907261 gene encoding heat stress transcription factor A-3-like, whose amino-acid sequence MNPNHEKISPKFSSPLSSPSMVEVEASLSPVPMECLQLNNPVPPFLSKTFDLVDDPSLNPIISWNSNGVSFVVWDPLEFARIVLPRHFKHNNFSSFVRQLNTYGFRKIDTDKWEFFNEGFQKGKKHLLKNIQRRRSSPSQQVGNYVGSSSDAGKSGVEVEIERLRKERSVLMQEVVDLQQQQRMTASHAGNVNQRLQSAEQRQKQMVSFLAKLFSNPDFLARLKQKKEQKDIESPRVRRKFVKQNQNEEENLKDGKIVRYQPNWENINMSCETQELSHVSVEHSPHYFSHDLAKDIGVEDFTSQIENISLDKYAAMHENISSNSETIIGEGSSSFGFDEPFSKGKNVISPNEVVIPENFKGFQEFQSIGTENIIKQEDIWDPNFNIGVTTTSSCGNEMWGNPINYGVPDFGVMSETDMWDIGFGSLGIDKWPADESPFDEIDSQGGKPKYD is encoded by the exons ATGAACCCAAACCATGAAAAAATCTCTCCCAAATTTTCATCTCCTTTGAGCTCACCTTCCATGGTGGAGGTTGAAGCATCATTATCACCTGTGCCTATGGAGTGTTTGCAATTGAACAACCCGGTTCCTCCATTTCTTTCAAAAACATTTGATTTAGTTGATGACCCTTCTTTGAATCCAATTATATCATGGAATTCTAATGGTGTTAGCTTTGTGGTGTGGGATCCATTGGAGTTTGCTAGAATTGTCTTGCCTAGACATTTCAAACACAACAATTTCTCCAGTTTTGTTCGTCAGCTTAATACTTAT GGATTCCGTAAAATCGACACCGACAAATGGGAGTTTTTCAATGAAGGTTTCCAGAAAGGGAAGAAGCACTTACTGAAGAACATTCAAAGGCGCCGGTCGTCTCCATCTCAGCAAGTTGGTAACTATGTTGGATCTTCTTCTGATGCAG GGAAATCTGGAGTTGAGGTCGAGATAGAAAGACTGAGGAAAGAGAGGAGTGTGTTAATGCAAGAAGTGGTTGATTTACAGCAACAACAACGAATGACGGCTTCTCATGCAGGTAATGTGAATCAAAGGCTTCAATCTGCTGAACAAAGACAGAAACAAATGGTATCTTTCTTAGCCAAGTTGTTTTCAAATCCGGACTTTTTAGCGCGACTTAAGCAGAAGAAAGAACAAAAAGATATAGAATCTCCAAGAGTGAGAAGGAAGTTTGTTAAGCAAAACCAAAATGAAGAAGAGAATCTTAAAGATGGGAAAATTGTGAGGTACCAACCCAATTGGGAGAACATAAACATGTCTTGTGAAACTCAAGAACTAAGTCATGTTTCCGTTGAACACTCTCCTCACTATTTTTCACATGATTTAGCTAAAGATATAGGTGTTGAAGATTTTACTTCTCAAATTGAGAATATTTCATTAGATAAATATGCTGCAATGCATGAAAATATTTCATCTAATTCAGAAACCATTATTGGTGAAGGATCATCTAGCTTTGGTTTTGATGAACCTTTTTCCAAAGGGAAAAATGTTATTAGTCCAAATGAAGTAGTTATTCCTGAGAATTTTAAAGGGTTTCAAGAGTTTCAATCTATTGGGACTGAAAACATTATCAAACAAGAAGATATATGGGATCCTAATTTCAATATTGGTGTTACTACTACTTCAAGCTGTGGGAATGAAATGTGGGGAAATCCTATCAATTATGGAGTGCCAGATTTTGGAGTTATGTCTGAGACAGATATGTGGGATATTGGTTTTGGAAGTTTAGGTATTGATAAGTGGCCAGCTGATGAATCTCCTTTTGATGAGATAGATAGTCAAGGTGGTAAGCCAAAATATGATTAG